TCATCTCGCTTATCGAAAACGTCGCCTTCCAGACGCATATTCTCTCGCTCAATGCCGCTATCGAGGCCGCACGCGCAGGCGAAATGGGTAAAGGCTTCTCGGTGGTGGCCCGTGAGGTAGGCGTTCTGGCATCACAAAGCAGCCACTCGGCACAGAACATCAATGGCCTTATCCGGGAATCGGACAACAGCGTGGCAACCGGAGCCAAACGGGTCAACAGCCTGAATGAAAGCCTACAGGAAATCATTCAGGCAGCGAGGGAGACGAGCACGTTTCTTAATGAAATTAATGAAATATCACATCATCAAACCCAAAGTATTCATGAAGTGACTCATCGCATCAGTTCCCTTAATGACACCGTGAAACAAAACGCCACACAGGTGGCCACCTCCGCCACCACCTGTGAGCAAATGCTGCAACAGGCAGAACAACTTAACCAATCAGTTACGCTGTTTCGTCTGCCCGCTACGCAAGAGGAGCCTGCACAGGCTGTCAGCGACTCGGCCTCGATAGCTAATACGGGAATGGCTATCAAAGCCGCAGCCTCAATACGCCCAGGCACGGTCAGCAACCTGCCCGCGATGATTGCGCCCGCCGGTTGAGCACAAAAAAGCCCAACGATGCTAACACCGTTGGGCGGGTTCCGGGCGAATAACACTCACCACTCGTAAGCGACCGCGTATAGCAAAGCGCGGCGCTGCTGTTTCTGGTGTAAGTAACGAACACGATGAATGTGGCGATAACCACGCGACTGGGCTTCAAGCCAGCGCGCGCGACGCCGTTGTGTCTGGCGTTGCATTCGCCAGCGGCTGACTTCATTGCGGCTGCGTTTCATAACTCCGACTCTTATCATCAACGAAAGTAAACCTGCCACAGCCTCATTGCGGTTGTCACGCATCAGTAACACATTAACGCGCAGACAACCTGACAACAGGCGCAAGCAAAAACGCCCCTATTATATTCCCTTACCCCTGTGCGCCAAGCGCCTTATGCGGATTTCCTCCCCCTTTCGGGGTATTACCCGCTATAGTATCCAAAATCAATGAATTCAGACATAAAGCGTTTCCCCGGCAACAAACGCCTCATACACTGGTGAAGCGAAACGACTGACAAAGTGAAACGGTGTTACAAAACACAACCTTATCTGCGGGTTACTGTACAATTTTGTTATGACAGCCTTTTATACCCTACTGAGTGGATTACTGGTTTTTAGCTACTGGCTGCTGGTCGCCAGTATTACACTGCGTATCCTGATGAAGCGACGGGCGGTGCCTTCAGCTATGGCATGGCTACTGGTTATCTACATTCTGCCTCTGGTCGGTATCGTCGCTTACTTATTATTTGGTGAATTGCACCTCGGTAACCAGCGTGCAGAGCGGGCACGAAAAATGTGGCCGGTGACGGCGCAATGGTTACGCGAATTAACCCAATACCGGCGTATTTTCGCTACCGAAAACAGCGAAGTTGCGCGTTCATTATTTCAGCTCTGTGAGCATCGCCAGGGCATCAGCGGTATCAAAGGCAACCAATTACAGTTGCTCACCTCATGTGAAGATACCCTCAAAGCGCTGGTACGGGACATTGAGCTGGCACGCAACAATATCGAGATGGTGTTTTATATCTGGCAGGCAGGCGGGCTGGTTGACCAGGTGATGGCTGCGCTGCTGGCTGCCGCCCGTCGAGGGGTAAAATGCAGAATTTTGCTCGATTCTGCCGGGAGTGTGCAATTCTTTCACAGCACTTATCCACACCTGATGCGCGAGGCCGGGATCAGCGTTGTTGAAGCCTTGCAGGTTAACCTGTTAAGGGCGTTTTTGCGCCGTATGGACCTGCGCCAGCACCGTAAAATGGTGCTGATTGACAACCGGATCGCCTATACCGGCAGCATGAACATGGTCGACCCGCGTTATTTTAAGCAAAGCTCCGGTGTTGGCCAATGGATTGACCTGATGGTGCGCATTGAAGGCCCGGTCAGTACCACGATGGGGATTGTGTATAGTCAGGATTGGGAAATGGAAACCGGCCAGCGCCTGCCGCCGCCGCCGCCGGATGTCAATATTATGCCCTTTGAGCAAGAGCTCGGGCACACGGTTCAAGTGATAGCCTCCGGTCCGGGTTATCCTGAAGAGATGATCCACCAGGCGCTGTTAACCGCGGTTTACTCCGCTCGTCAGCAGTTAATCATGACCACCCCCTATTTTGTGCCCAGCGACGATCTGCTACATGCCATCTGCACCGCGGCCCAGCGCGGTGTAGATGTCAGCATCATCGTGCCGTACAAAAATGACTCGGTGATGGTCGGTTGGGCCTGCAAAGCCTTTTTCAGCGAGCTACTGGCCGCGGGTGTCAATATTTACCTGTTTGAAGGCGGGTTGCTGCATACCAAGAGTGTACTGGTTGACGGGCAACTCAGCCTGGTCGGAACCGTGAATCTGGATATACGCAGCCTGTGGCTGAACTTCGAAATTACGCTGGCAATTGACGACGACGGTTTTGGCGGTGATTTAGCCTGTGTACAGGAAGACTACATCTCACGCTCGCGGCTGCTCAACGCCAGCGACTGGCTCACCCGTCCTTACTGGCAGCGAATCGTTGAGCGCCTGTTTTACTTTTTCAGCCCGTTACTGTAATCACATCACCCTTCATGTTCTAATACAC
This sequence is a window from Dickeya aquatica. Protein-coding genes within it:
- the cls gene encoding cardiolipin synthase, which translates into the protein MTAFYTLLSGLLVFSYWLLVASITLRILMKRRAVPSAMAWLLVIYILPLVGIVAYLLFGELHLGNQRAERARKMWPVTAQWLRELTQYRRIFATENSEVARSLFQLCEHRQGISGIKGNQLQLLTSCEDTLKALVRDIELARNNIEMVFYIWQAGGLVDQVMAALLAAARRGVKCRILLDSAGSVQFFHSTYPHLMREAGISVVEALQVNLLRAFLRRMDLRQHRKMVLIDNRIAYTGSMNMVDPRYFKQSSGVGQWIDLMVRIEGPVSTTMGIVYSQDWEMETGQRLPPPPPDVNIMPFEQELGHTVQVIASGPGYPEEMIHQALLTAVYSARQQLIMTTPYFVPSDDLLHAICTAAQRGVDVSIIVPYKNDSVMVGWACKAFFSELLAAGVNIYLFEGGLLHTKSVLVDGQLSLVGTVNLDIRSLWLNFEITLAIDDDGFGGDLACVQEDYISRSRLLNASDWLTRPYWQRIVERLFYFFSPLL
- a CDS encoding YciY family protein yields the protein MKRSRNEVSRWRMQRQTQRRRARWLEAQSRGYRHIHRVRYLHQKQQRRALLYAVAYEW